In one Cloacibacillus porcorum genomic region, the following are encoded:
- the pstC gene encoding phosphate ABC transporter permease subunit PstC, translated as MSALTKAERPAKKQAFGGMGDRIMSRTVFCVAVTGIIVLIFILGFLIANGLPVLKTVSLKEIFFSRDWYPTEEPPALGMAALIAGTLAATLLSSIIAIPAALALAVFTAEIAPRKLRNFFKVLLEMLGFLPSIVLGFIGMMLIAPWMQDTLGIASGLNLLNASILLGFLIIPVVASLSDEALAAVPLELRDASYALGATRMETIQKVVFPSALPGIIASVLLGVMRALGETMVVLMAAGGAAIIPTLFTEPVRPLTSTIAAEMGETPVGSVHYYALFFAGLILLVMTLMINLASLYIEKRGTKR; from the coding sequence ATGAGCGCATTGACAAAGGCCGAACGGCCGGCGAAGAAACAGGCCTTCGGAGGAATGGGAGACAGGATAATGTCACGCACGGTCTTCTGCGTGGCGGTGACGGGAATCATCGTCCTGATTTTCATTCTCGGCTTCCTGATCGCAAATGGGCTGCCGGTACTCAAGACGGTTTCACTTAAAGAGATTTTCTTTTCAAGAGACTGGTATCCGACTGAGGAGCCACCAGCACTGGGGATGGCGGCGCTTATAGCGGGAACGCTCGCCGCCACCCTTCTTTCCAGCATCATCGCGATACCCGCGGCGCTCGCGCTCGCGGTTTTTACCGCGGAGATAGCTCCCCGCAAACTGAGAAACTTCTTCAAGGTCCTGCTTGAGATGCTCGGCTTCCTGCCCTCGATAGTCCTCGGCTTCATCGGCATGATGCTGATCGCGCCCTGGATGCAGGATACGCTGGGTATCGCAAGCGGGCTAAACCTGCTCAACGCTTCTATACTTTTGGGATTTTTGATAATACCGGTGGTCGCCTCGCTCTCTGACGAGGCGCTCGCCGCGGTCCCCCTTGAGCTTCGGGACGCCTCGTACGCGCTCGGAGCGACAAGGATGGAGACGATACAAAAGGTTGTATTCCCCAGCGCATTGCCCGGGATAATCGCCTCGGTGCTCCTTGGCGTGATGCGCGCCCTCGGCGAGACTATGGTCGTGCTGATGGCCGCCGGCGGCGCGGCGATCATTCCCACGCTGTTTACGGAGCCGGTGAGGCCGCTCACCTCGACGATTGCCGCCGAGATGGGAGAGACGCCTGTGGGCAGCGTCCACTATTACGCGCTCTTCTTCGCGGGGCTCATCCTTCTGGTGATGACGCTGATGATAAATCTGGCTTCACTTTATATTGAAAAAAGAGGTACAAAGAGATGA
- a CDS encoding response regulator transcription factor, with translation MTQKILVVDDEESLAEFVCRALRQQGYKTVCAFDGDSALSLIYEELPDLVILDLMLPLMDGWEICRRVKSDTETKHIPILMLTARSSAEDVVQGLDLGADDYMRKPFPLDELLARVRVLLRRTQQQADIRKIIENGAFKLDTVEKEAWLRGSLIDLSPTEYSILEVLARRMGHTVSREELLRRIWGMSNCDTRTVDVHLSRLRKKLDDGRRPMLSAQTLRGRGYRLVWEEGQE, from the coding sequence ATGACGCAGAAGATACTGGTCGTAGACGACGAAGAGAGCCTCGCGGAATTTGTCTGCCGCGCTCTGAGGCAGCAGGGCTATAAGACCGTCTGCGCCTTTGACGGCGACTCCGCTCTCTCCCTGATATATGAAGAGCTGCCGGATCTTGTGATACTTGACCTCATGCTGCCGCTGATGGACGGCTGGGAGATTTGCCGGCGTGTGAAGTCTGATACGGAGACGAAACATATCCCTATCCTCATGCTTACGGCGCGCAGCTCCGCCGAGGATGTCGTGCAGGGGCTCGACCTCGGGGCCGACGACTACATGCGCAAGCCCTTCCCGCTGGACGAGCTGCTCGCGCGCGTCCGCGTATTGCTGCGGCGCACCCAGCAGCAGGCCGATATCCGCAAGATCATCGAAAACGGCGCCTTCAAGCTGGATACGGTGGAGAAGGAGGCCTGGCTGCGCGGTTCGCTGATCGACCTGAGCCCGACGGAGTATTCGATACTCGAGGTGCTCGCGCGGCGCATGGGTCACACCGTTTCGCGCGAAGAGCTGCTGCGGCGGATATGGGGTATGTCCAACTGTGACACGCGCACGGTGGACGTCCACCTCTCGCGTCTGCGCAAGAAGCTTGACGACGGCAGGAGGCCGATGCTCTCCGCGCAGACGCTGCGCGGCCGCGGGTACCGGCTCGTCTGGGAGGAGGGGCAGGAATGA
- the phoU gene encoding phosphate signaling complex protein PhoU — protein sequence MDVINTRKRIEEDLSLLKNMIYRMSGLAAESIERAVWALKNNDAEMAQKVIADGDVIDDLEEKLDAACMEFAARYQPLGEDLRVVVSIMHIAVDLERIGDYGENIAKVTLSLCKLPQLKPLIDIPRMVETIKEMLRLSMTAIETHDGEAALRVFPMDDEVDDLEKQIMRELLLLIMEKPERIEQSFNLMNVSKTLERAGDHATNVAERVAYMYTGRPVKASSYRRKKMA from the coding sequence ATGGATGTGATAAACACAAGAAAAAGAATAGAGGAAGACCTTTCTCTTCTGAAGAACATGATATACCGTATGAGCGGGCTGGCCGCCGAATCGATTGAAAGGGCGGTCTGGGCGCTTAAAAACAATGATGCGGAGATGGCGCAGAAGGTGATTGCCGATGGCGACGTCATCGACGATCTTGAAGAGAAGCTTGACGCGGCCTGTATGGAATTCGCGGCGCGCTACCAGCCGCTTGGCGAGGATCTGCGCGTCGTCGTCAGCATAATGCACATAGCGGTCGACCTTGAGCGCATCGGCGACTACGGCGAGAATATCGCGAAGGTGACGCTCTCGCTCTGCAAACTGCCGCAGCTTAAACCGCTTATCGACATACCGCGCATGGTGGAGACCATTAAAGAGATGCTGCGGCTCTCGATGACGGCGATAGAGACCCATGACGGCGAGGCGGCGCTCAGGGTATTCCCGATGGACGACGAGGTGGACGACCTGGAAAAACAGATCATGCGCGAACTGCTGCTGCTGATCATGGAAAAGCCGGAGCGTATCGAGCAGTCCTTCAATTTGATGAACGTCTCCAAGACGCTCGAGCGCGCGGGGGACCACGCGACGAACGTCGCCGAACGCGTGGCCTACATGTATACGGGACGGCCTGTGAAGGCCAGCAGCTACCGCCGTAAGAAGATGGCATAG
- the pstA gene encoding phosphate ABC transporter permease PstA, whose product MNRTFMRKIYDRLMTLVLCLFALLLVAVIGAVAVYLIRNGAEALSWEFLSEPPKDGMLAGGILTPLVGTMQLVLVSMGVALPVGIMTGLYFAEYAKDTWIVRLMRISIRSLAGVPSVIFGLFGLSLFVVFMQFGSCLLSAGLTLACLSLPLVVTVAEQAFLAVPQDYRDASYALGATKYQTIIKVVLPSAASTIITGAILAVGRVAGETAPIMFTGAAYFAPEIAKSVFSQVMALPYHIYVLATSATDPEAAAPIEYGAILVLIGLVMGTSAVGVIARARLAERNGR is encoded by the coding sequence ATGAACCGTACTTTTATGCGCAAGATATACGACAGGCTGATGACTCTCGTCCTATGCCTCTTCGCGCTGCTGCTTGTGGCGGTTATCGGCGCGGTAGCCGTCTACCTGATAAGGAACGGCGCGGAGGCCCTCTCCTGGGAGTTTCTCTCCGAACCGCCCAAGGACGGTATGCTGGCGGGGGGGATACTGACGCCGCTGGTGGGTACGATGCAGCTGGTGCTCGTCTCGATGGGGGTGGCGCTTCCCGTAGGCATCATGACGGGGCTCTACTTCGCGGAGTACGCCAAGGATACCTGGATTGTCAGGCTGATGAGAATTTCGATCCGTTCGCTGGCGGGCGTTCCCTCGGTAATCTTCGGGCTCTTCGGCCTCTCGCTCTTCGTCGTATTCATGCAGTTTGGCTCCTGCCTGCTTTCGGCGGGGCTGACGCTGGCCTGTCTCTCCCTGCCGCTCGTGGTCACGGTGGCGGAACAGGCCTTTCTCGCGGTGCCGCAGGATTACCGCGACGCCTCCTACGCGCTCGGCGCGACGAAGTACCAGACGATAATCAAGGTCGTGCTGCCCTCGGCGGCCTCGACGATAATCACGGGCGCCATCCTTGCGGTGGGCCGCGTCGCCGGCGAGACGGCGCCGATAATGTTCACGGGCGCCGCCTACTTCGCGCCGGAGATTGCCAAAAGCGTCTTCAGCCAGGTTATGGCGCTGCCGTACCACATATATGTTCTCGCCACCTCGGCGACGGACCCCGAGGCGGCGGCCCCGATAGAGTACGGGGCGATACTGGTGCTCATCGGACTTGTAATGGGAACGAGCGCGGTGGGAGTGATAGCGCGCGCCCGTCTCGCAGAAAGGAACGGAAGATAG
- the pstB gene encoding phosphate ABC transporter ATP-binding protein PstB — MSVKIRTRGVDLYYGDRQVLKNITFDMGENMVTAFIGPSGCGKSSYLRCLNRMNDFISSARVEGIIEFDGENILADDTDVIALRRKVGMVFQKPNPFPMSIYDNIAYGPRLNGVKDKGRLDEIVENSLQGAALWDEVKDKLKSSGTGLSGGQQQRLCIARAIATQPDILLMDEPTSALDPMSTARVEELISELKRDYTVVIVTHNMQQAARISDYTAFFLLGDLIEYDRTAKMFTSPHDKRTEDYISGRFG, encoded by the coding sequence ATGTCGGTCAAGATACGCACGCGCGGCGTCGACCTCTACTACGGCGACAGGCAGGTGCTGAAAAACATCACCTTCGACATGGGAGAGAATATGGTGACGGCCTTTATCGGCCCCTCCGGCTGCGGCAAGAGCAGCTATCTACGCTGCCTCAATCGGATGAATGATTTTATTTCGTCGGCGCGCGTAGAGGGTATAATTGAATTTGACGGGGAAAATATTCTGGCGGACGATACGGACGTCATCGCGCTGCGGCGCAAGGTGGGGATGGTTTTCCAGAAACCGAATCCCTTTCCGATGTCGATATATGACAATATCGCCTACGGCCCGCGTCTGAACGGTGTGAAGGACAAGGGACGCCTCGACGAGATAGTAGAGAACAGCCTTCAGGGGGCGGCGCTCTGGGATGAGGTTAAGGACAAGCTGAAAAGTTCCGGGACGGGGCTTTCCGGCGGCCAGCAGCAGCGCCTCTGTATCGCGCGCGCCATAGCGACTCAGCCCGACATCCTGCTCATGGACGAGCCGACGAGCGCCCTCGACCCGATGTCGACGGCGCGTGTTGAGGAGCTTATCAGTGAGCTCAAGCGGGACTATACAGTCGTTATCGTTACGCACAACATGCAGCAGGCGGCGCGAATCTCGGACTATACGGCCTTCTTCCTTCTCGGCGACCTGATCGAATACGACAGGACGGCGAAGATGTTCACCTCGCCGCACGATAAGCGCACGGAAGACTATATTTCGGGACGTTTCGGCTAA
- a CDS encoding PstS family phosphate ABC transporter substrate-binding protein, with the protein MRKLVTAFIALVVLSAATMAMAAPIVMDGSTTVLPFGQAAVEQFMKENAGVKFSVSGTGTGNGFKSLADGSAQIANASRFIKDSEIKSCMDKNVYPVPFAVALDCIVPIVHKDNPVKGLSHAQLKDIYSGKVTNWKEVGGADAPIVVVGRDTSSGTYGTWQEMIMDKGEKIRVTPKAQVASSSGAMLSSVSKNKNAIGYEGMGYVNKTVKGLQVDGVSATAATARSGKYPLSRYLYMFTNGWPKGEVLDFIMYMQSDAGQKIVNGTGFVSLRELKK; encoded by the coding sequence TATAGCACTTGTGGTTCTTTCCGCCGCGACGATGGCGATGGCGGCCCCGATCGTCATGGACGGTTCGACGACGGTCCTGCCCTTCGGTCAGGCGGCGGTCGAGCAGTTTATGAAGGAAAACGCGGGCGTCAAGTTCTCTGTCTCCGGCACCGGCACCGGCAACGGCTTCAAATCGCTTGCCGACGGCAGCGCCCAGATCGCGAACGCCTCGCGCTTCATAAAGGATTCGGAGATCAAGAGCTGCATGGATAAGAATGTCTATCCCGTACCCTTCGCGGTCGCGCTCGACTGCATCGTCCCCATCGTCCACAAAGACAATCCCGTCAAGGGACTCTCACACGCCCAGCTTAAGGATATATACTCCGGCAAGGTGACGAACTGGAAAGAGGTCGGCGGCGCCGACGCTCCTATCGTAGTCGTCGGACGCGACACCAGCTCCGGCACCTACGGCACCTGGCAGGAGATGATCATGGACAAGGGCGAAAAGATCCGCGTGACGCCGAAGGCCCAGGTCGCCTCTTCCAGCGGCGCGATGCTCTCCTCTGTCAGCAAGAACAAGAACGCGATCGGCTATGAGGGAATGGGCTACGTCAACAAGACGGTTAAGGGGCTCCAGGTCGACGGCGTGAGCGCGACGGCGGCGACCGCGCGCAGCGGCAAATATCCCCTCTCACGCTACCTCTACATGTTCACAAACGGCTGGCCCAAGGGTGAGGTGCTCGACTTCATTATGTACATGCAGAGCGACGCCGGACAGAAGATCGTAAACGGCACCGGTTTCGTATCACTCCGCGAGCTTAAGAAATAG